Proteins encoded together in one Balearica regulorum gibbericeps isolate bBalReg1 chromosome 3, bBalReg1.pri, whole genome shotgun sequence window:
- the LOC142601098 gene encoding LOW QUALITY PROTEIN: cation channel sperm-associated protein subunit epsilon-like protein (The sequence of the model RefSeq protein was modified relative to this genomic sequence to represent the inferred CDS: inserted 2 bases in 1 codon; deleted 2 bases in 2 codons), whose product MRQWNHIFNKQEAKYFLKLGVEHKLPESQITGIYSRYWCSSVYPVQNGNQLNTLAAWTPTEVYLGYSKTFNKIGDTANFVKFLSFPNAASLSVSYDSIPYEVTLLLICSGCSSSRHFYLAVDNEDRQFWGLRSFTYLPVPRSSVMRMIHINAALLSGLLWDDVAFTTPTKTTQIMDIFKYLDQNFIRXMRGLFTRLFLVKYTIT is encoded by the exons ACAGTggaatcatatttttaataaacaagaagctaaatattttttaaaacttggcGTGGAACACAAGCTTCCTGAAAGTCAAATAACTGGAATATATTCAAGATATTGGTGTTCATCTGTCTATCCAGTGCAG aatggAAACCAATTAAATACTTTGGCAGCATGGACACCTACTGAGGTTTATCTTGGATAtagcaaaacatttaataaaataggAGATACAGCAAACTTCGTGAAGTTCTTAAGTTTTCCAAATGCCGCTTCTTTATCTGTTAGCTATGACTCAATCCCATATGAAGTTACGTTGTTGCTGATCTGCAgtggctgcagctcctccagacATTTTTATCTGGCAGTTGATAATGAAGACAGACAATTTTGGGGCTTAAGAAGTTTT ACTTACTTACCTGTTCCTCGCAGTTCTGTTATGAGGATGATACACATAAATGCAGCATTATTGTCTGGGTTGCTGTGGGATGACGTG GCATTTACTACACCTACAAAAACAACACAGATAATGGATATTTTCAAGTACCTGGATCAAAACTTTATCAG AATGAGAGGACTATTCACCAGATTATTCTTGGTTAAGTATACTATAACTTAA